From Rissa tridactyla isolate bRisTri1 chromosome 7, bRisTri1.patW.cur.20221130, whole genome shotgun sequence, a single genomic window includes:
- the LOC128912937 gene encoding tetratricopeptide repeat protein 30B-like: MEAAPVPDGQYTAVVYGLIGGGRCGEAVSLLSRELQKSCRSRGGLSLLGYCHYQLQDFAAAAECYEQLAALHPELEAYRLYQAQALYKAGLYAEALRAVGPLLDLPAYQGRALRLRAAIYYAQGDLPAAKSLVEEALAAAAEGGPGAAEDPSERADAEINLGCLLYRQGRHEEASSKFAGAMQVLGYCPELSYNMALCCYAAKQYAPALKHISDIIERGIHQHPELSVGMTTEGIDVRSVGNTLLLHRTALVEAFNLKAAIEYQLHNLKAAQEALTDMPPRAEEELDPVTLHNQALMNMDSQPTEGFEKLQFLLLQNPCPPETFGNLLLLYCKHQYYDLAADVLAENAHLTYKLLTPYLYNFLDAIITCQTAPEEAFHKLDDSAGPLIEQLRKLTKQVQEARQNWDDEAVKKAVNEYDETLDKYIPVLMAQAKIYWDMKNYTMVEKIFRKSVEFCNEHEVWKLNVAHVLFMQESKYKEAISFYEPIVKKHYDNILDVSAIVLANLCVSYILTSQNEDAEELMRKIEKGEEQLSYDNPDKNIYHLCIVNLVIGTLYCVKGNYDFGISRVIKSLEPYNKKLSTDTWYYAKRCFLSLLENMSKHMIMLRDSVIQECIQFLKQCELYGRNIPAVIEQPLEEKRMHSGKNTVTYEARLLRALMYKIIGWTA, translated from the coding sequence ATGGAGGCCGCGCCGGTGCCCGACGGGCAGTACACCGCCGTCGTCTACGGGCTGATcggcggcgggcggtgcggggAGGCGGTGTCGCTGCTGAGCCGCGAGCTGCAGAAGAGCTGCCGCTCCCGGGGCGGCCTCTCCCTGCTGGGCTACTGCCACTACCAGCTGCAGGACTTCGCGGCGGCCGCCGAGTGCTACGAGCAGCTGGCGGCGCTGCACCCCGAGCTGGAGGCCTACCGGCTTTACCAGGCGCAGGCCCTCTACAAGGCCGGGCTCTACGCCGAGGCCCTACGGGCCGTGGGCCCGCTGCTGGACCTCCCCGCCTACCAGGGCCGGGCCCTGCGCCTGCGGGCAGCTATCTACTATGCCCAGGGTGACTTACCGGCGGCCAAGAGCCTGGTGGAGGAGGCCCTTGCCGCTGCTGCAGAGGGTGGCCCTGGAGCAGCTGAGGACCCCTCAGAGCGGGCTGACGCCGAGATCAACCTGGGCTGTCTGCTGTACCGGCAGGGGCGGCACGAAGAGGCCAGCAGCAAGTTTGCCGGTGCCATGCAAGTGTTGGGTTACTGCCCTGAGCTGTCCTACAACATGGCGCTGTGCTGCTACGCAGCCAAGCAGTATGCTCCTGCTCTCAAACACATCTCTGATATCATAGAGCGTGGCATCCACCAGCACCCAGAGCTCAGCGTGGGCATGACCACCGAGGGCATTGATGTCCGCAGTGTAGGAAACACTCTGCTCCTGCACCGCACAGCCCTGGTGGaggccttcaacctcaaggcgGCCATTGAGTACCAGCTGCACAACCTGAAAGCGGCCCAGGAGGCGCTCACAGACATGCCACCGAGGGCTGAAGAGGAGCTGGATCCAGTCACGCTGCACAACCAAGCGCTAATGAACATGGACAGCCAGCCCACTGAAGGGTTTGAgaaactgcagtttcttctgCTGCAGAACCCCTGTCCGCCAGAAACTTTTGGAAACTTGCTACTCCTCTATTGCAAGCATCAGTACTACGACTTGGCAGCTGATGTGCTGGCAGAGAATGCCCATCTGACCTACAAACTGCTCACACCTTACTTGTACAACTTCTTGGATGCCATTATTACTTGTCAAACTGCCCCTGAGGAGGCTTTCCACAAGCTAGATGATTCAGCAGGGCCGCTGATCGAGCAGCTGAGAAAACTCACAAAGCAAGTACAGGAAGCTAGGCAAAACTGGGATGATGAAGCTGTAAAAAAAGCAGTCAATGAGTATGATGAGACTCTGGATAAATACATACCTGTCTTGATGGCCCAGGCAAAGATTTACTGGGACATGAAGAACTACACAATGGTAGAAAAGATTTTCCGCAAATCAGTGGAGTTCTGTAACGAACACGAGGTGTGGAAGCTCAATGTGGCTCACGTACTCTTCATGCAGGAAAGTAAGTATAAAGAGGCCATTAGCTTCTATGAACCGATAGTTAAAAAGCACTATGACAACATTCTTGATGTCAGTGCCATTGTGTTAGCTAACCTCTGCGTTTCCTACATCCTGACAAGCCAGAATGAAGATGCAGAGGAACTGATGAGGAAGATCGAGAAGGGAGAAGAGCAGCTGTCCTATGATAATCCTGATAAAAACATCTACCATCTTTGCATTGTCAATCTAGTCATTGGTACCCTCTACTGTGTGAAGGGAAACTATGACTTCGGTATTTCAAGGGTCATTAAAAGCCTGGAGCCATATAACAAAAAACTGAGCACTGATACATGGTATTACGCCAAACGGTGTTTCCTGTCCTTGCTGGAGAATATGTCCAAGCACATGATCATGCTACGTGACAGCGTGATTCAAGAGTGCATTCAGTTTCTGAAGCAGTGTGAGCTCTATGGAAGAAACATCCCAGCTGTCATCGAGCAACCCCTTGAAGAGAAGAGGATGCACAGTGGGAAAAATACAGTTACCTACGAAGCCAGGCTTTTGAGGGCGCTGATGTATAAGATCATTGGGTGGACTGCGTAA